Proteins encoded in a region of the Dorea longicatena genome:
- a CDS encoding bifunctional ADP-dependent NAD(P)H-hydrate dehydratase/NAD(P)H-hydrate epimerase has protein sequence MKLLVNAAQMKAADQYTIQELGIASLELMECAANACVQTMQSENLDLSSVCVVCGSGNNGGDGFAIARILKNMGCPVDTYLVGNPEHCTPETREQIRRLKECGGKITEDIPQDNSYSIVIDAVFGVGLSRKIEGTYRQVIERMNQMQGTKFAVDIPSGLSASTGCVLGCAFHADDTVTFEVKKIGLELAQGRAYAGRVTVAEIGISHEPLLQDADVIHSFEREEYRRMLPERPEDSNKGSYGRLLVIAGSKGMAGAAYLNAHAAYMTGAGLVRIYTPKDNREILQTLLPEAIITAYDEFNKEEVLKLLKWADGVCIGSGIGRSTTSEKLLRTVIEYVDVPCLIDADGLNLLSDNKDLLDRLADRKFIFTPHMKEMSRLTGIPVEDLREDRIQILKKFADGYQVTCVLKDSRTLIADKANEICLNLTGNSAMAKAGSGDVLAGVIAGFMVQEKDTKKAARLGTYVHGLAGDLAKFEKGVYSVMARDLIEYISKALMKLEDE, from the coding sequence ATGAAACTTCTGGTTAATGCTGCGCAGATGAAGGCTGCCGATCAGTACACGATTCAGGAACTGGGCATCGCATCACTAGAATTAATGGAGTGTGCGGCAAATGCCTGTGTACAGACGATGCAAAGTGAGAATCTGGATCTTTCTTCTGTCTGTGTGGTATGTGGATCAGGAAATAATGGCGGAGATGGATTTGCCATCGCCAGGATCTTGAAGAATATGGGGTGTCCTGTGGATACTTATCTGGTCGGCAATCCAGAGCATTGTACACCGGAGACACGGGAACAGATAAGACGTCTTAAAGAATGTGGTGGTAAGATCACAGAAGATATCCCGCAGGATAACAGCTACAGCATAGTGATAGATGCCGTGTTCGGAGTCGGACTGAGCCGTAAGATTGAAGGTACATATCGTCAGGTGATTGAACGTATGAATCAGATGCAGGGTACAAAATTTGCAGTAGATATCCCATCAGGACTTTCAGCCTCTACGGGATGTGTGCTTGGTTGTGCATTCCACGCAGATGATACAGTGACATTCGAGGTGAAAAAGATCGGCCTTGAACTGGCGCAGGGCAGAGCATATGCAGGAAGAGTAACAGTAGCAGAGATTGGCATTTCGCATGAGCCGTTATTACAGGATGCAGATGTGATCCATTCTTTTGAAAGAGAAGAATATCGTAGAATGCTTCCGGAAAGACCGGAAGATTCTAATAAGGGAAGTTATGGAAGGCTTCTTGTGATCGCTGGAAGTAAGGGTATGGCAGGTGCGGCATATCTGAATGCCCATGCGGCTTATATGACAGGAGCCGGGCTTGTCAGAATCTATACACCAAAGGACAACCGCGAGATATTGCAGACACTTCTGCCGGAAGCGATCATAACGGCTTATGATGAATTTAATAAAGAAGAAGTACTAAAGCTTCTTAAGTGGGCAGACGGTGTGTGTATTGGTTCCGGCATTGGAAGAAGTACAACATCGGAGAAGTTATTGCGGACGGTTATAGAGTACGTGGATGTTCCATGCCTGATCGATGCAGATGGGTTAAATCTTCTGTCAGATAACAAAGATCTTCTTGATCGGCTGGCAGACCGGAAGTTCATATTTACGCCGCATATGAAAGAGATGTCTAGACTTACAGGCATCCCTGTGGAAGATCTTAGAGAAGACCGGATACAGATCCTGAAGAAATTCGCTGACGGATATCAGGTAACCTGTGTATTAAAAGATTCCAGAACACTGATCGCAGATAAGGCAAATGAAATCTGCCTGAATCTTACCGGGAACAGTGCGATGGCAAAAGCCGGTTCGGGAGATGTGCTGGCCGGTGTGATCGCAGGCTTTATGGTGCAGGAAAAAGATACGAAAAAAGCAGCCAGATTAGGTACATATGTACATGGTTTGGCCGGTGACCTTGCAAAATTTGAAAAAGGCGTATATAGTGTAATGGCAAGAGATCTGATAGAATATATCAGTAAAGCATTAATGAAACTGGAGGATGAATAG
- a CDS encoding hemolysin family protein: MEEGSLFQRMKQIFHEDEMDEEMQKEAAALIRNIFRYMDKDAKDIMTHRKNIVAIDGDWSLEEALKFMLDERFSRFPVYQEDIDEIIGIIHLRDATSGYLDESKRGCPVKELKEYLRPVTYIPETKSIDTLFKEMQSTKNHMVIVLDEYGQTSGLVAMEDILEEIVGNILDEYDEEDEMIQKQNDGSMIANGLTELEDLEDLIPVTFDKEDYETLNGFLIDELEHIPGEDEKCVVDYEGYRFTVLQVDNNIIQTVKIEKLPEA, from the coding sequence ATGGAAGAGGGAAGTTTGTTCCAACGAATGAAACAGATATTTCATGAAGATGAAATGGATGAAGAGATGCAGAAAGAAGCTGCAGCGCTGATCCGCAATATTTTCCGCTATATGGATAAAGATGCGAAAGACATTATGACCCACCGTAAGAACATTGTTGCAATTGACGGAGACTGGTCTCTGGAAGAAGCATTAAAATTCATGCTGGATGAAAGATTTTCAAGGTTCCCGGTATATCAGGAGGATATTGACGAGATCATAGGTATTATCCATTTAAGAGATGCAACATCCGGTTATCTGGATGAATCAAAGAGAGGCTGTCCGGTGAAAGAATTGAAAGAATATCTCCGTCCGGTTACATATATTCCTGAAACCAAAAGCATCGATACTTTATTTAAAGAGATGCAGTCCACAAAGAATCATATGGTGATTGTTCTGGATGAATACGGCCAGACGTCCGGACTTGTTGCTATGGAGGATATTCTGGAAGAGATCGTCGGAAATATCCTGGATGAATATGATGAAGAAGATGAGATGATCCAGAAGCAGAATGACGGAAGCATGATCGCAAATGGCCTGACAGAGCTTGAGGATCTGGAGGATCTCATTCCTGTTACATTCGACAAAGAAGATTATGAGACGTTAAATGGTTTTCTGATTGATGAACTGGAACACATTCCGGGTGAAGATGAAAAGTGCGTAGTAGACTATGAAGGATATCGTTTTACCGTTTTACAGGTAGATAATAATATAATTCAGACAGTTAAGATTGAAAAACTGCCCGAAGCGTGA
- a CDS encoding GntR family transcriptional regulator: MEEYQDRSLRGRVFRHLREDILNGVYKNHEELREVTIGEELGVSRTPVREALRQLELEGLVTIIPNKGAYVTAITRKDVKDIYKIRSQLEGLCANWATKYITDAQIEELEEVILLSEFHLHKKGSGQIEQMSEMDGKFHKILYEASNSRILEHVLTDFHKYVQLARTMSIEAPERAEKSIEEHREILEAIKAKDAAKAEQLANEHILHVMENLHLEE, translated from the coding sequence ATGGAAGAATATCAGGACAGATCCTTACGAGGAAGAGTGTTCCGGCATCTGCGGGAAGATATTCTGAATGGGGTATATAAAAATCATGAAGAATTAAGGGAAGTAACAATCGGTGAAGAACTGGGGGTAAGCAGAACACCGGTAAGAGAAGCCTTAAGACAATTGGAGTTAGAAGGACTGGTTACGATCATTCCGAATAAAGGTGCGTATGTGACAGCCATTACCAGAAAAGATGTGAAAGATATCTATAAGATACGTTCGCAACTGGAAGGGCTGTGTGCCAACTGGGCAACGAAATATATTACGGATGCGCAGATTGAAGAACTGGAAGAAGTGATTCTTCTGTCAGAATTTCATTTGCATAAGAAAGGATCCGGACAGATTGAACAGATGTCAGAAATGGATGGTAAGTTTCATAAGATATTGTATGAGGCATCCAACAGCAGGATCCTGGAACATGTATTAACAGATTTTCACAAGTATGTACAGCTTGCCAGGACGATGTCTATTGAAGCACCGGAGCGTGCCGAGAAATCAATAGAAGAACACAGAGAAATCCTGGAAGCAATCAAGGCAAAAGATGCGGCAAAAGCAGAACAGCTTGCAAATGAACATATATTACACGTGATGGAAAATCTGCATCTGGAAGAATAA
- a CDS encoding YebC/PmpR family DNA-binding transcriptional regulator encodes MSGHSKFANIKHKKEKNDAAKGKIFTKIGKEIAVAVKEGGSSDPSNNSRLRDVIAKAKSNNMPNDTIERNIKRASGDMSAANYEHITYEGYGPNGTAIIVETLTDNKNRTASNVKNAFTKGSGNVGTPGCVSFMFDKKGQIVIDKEEYEGDADELMMQVLDAGAEDFVEEEDSFEVLTDPDDFSAVRLAMEEAGIPMVSAEVTMIPQTYVELTDPKDIANIQKTLDMLDDDDDVQDVYHNWDE; translated from the coding sequence ATGTCAGGACATTCAAAATTTGCCAATATTAAGCATAAGAAAGAGAAAAATGATGCTGCCAAAGGAAAGATCTTTACAAAGATCGGTAAAGAGATCGCAGTAGCAGTAAAAGAAGGCGGAAGTTCAGATCCTTCTAATAACAGCAGATTGAGAGATGTAATCGCAAAAGCAAAATCCAACAACATGCCAAACGATACAATTGAAAGAAATATCAAACGTGCATCCGGAGATATGAGTGCAGCAAACTATGAGCACATTACATATGAAGGATACGGACCGAACGGTACAGCTATCATCGTAGAAACTCTTACAGATAACAAGAACCGTACAGCATCTAATGTAAAGAATGCATTCACAAAGGGAAGCGGTAACGTAGGAACACCTGGATGTGTATCATTCATGTTCGACAAGAAAGGTCAGATCGTGATTGACAAAGAAGAATATGAAGGCGATGCAGATGAACTGATGATGCAGGTACTGGATGCAGGAGCAGAGGACTTTGTAGAAGAAGAAGACAGCTTTGAAGTACTGACAGATCCTGATGATTTCAGTGCGGTACGTCTTGCAATGGAAGAAGCAGGAATCCCGATGGTATCTGCAGAAGTAACAATGATCCCTCAGACATATGTAGAACTGACAGATCCAAAAGACATTGCCAATATCCAGAAGACGCTGGATATGCTGGATGATGACGATGATGTTCAGGATGTATATCACAACTGGGATGAATAA
- the alr gene encoding alanine racemase: MKHYTRVLARVDLDAVEYNIEMMKKNIQKDTQMMAVIKMDGYGHGAVQIAKLLEPKDYIWGYAVATLDEAILLKDACLKKPVLVLGCIFPDQWDTMIRNEVRMTVYSYEMAKEVSELAEAMGCKVYVHIKLDTGMARLGFQITEENAEEIAKISKLPNLVMEGMFTHFSKSDEADKTFTNEQLDKYLWMKEELKKRGVTFQYYHCSNSAGIIDLKEANMDIVRAGITTYGMYPSDEVEKERVPLKPAMELISHVAHVKWLTEGKPVSYGGTYVTTRPTKVATIPVGYGDGYPRSLSNKGYVLIHGQKAPIIGRVCMDQFMVDVTAIEDVEFGDKVVIFGRDGKEFLSVDTLGELSGRFNYEFVCVLNKRIPREYIRHGEVVEQVDSF, translated from the coding sequence GTGAAACATTATACAAGAGTTTTAGCCAGAGTCGATTTAGATGCGGTTGAATATAATATAGAGATGATGAAGAAAAATATTCAGAAAGATACACAGATGATGGCAGTCATCAAGATGGATGGTTATGGACATGGTGCCGTTCAGATTGCAAAGCTTCTGGAACCCAAGGATTATATCTGGGGTTATGCAGTAGCTACGCTGGATGAAGCTATTTTATTAAAAGATGCATGTTTGAAGAAACCGGTATTGGTTCTTGGATGCATTTTCCCGGATCAGTGGGATACGATGATCCGCAATGAAGTACGTATGACTGTCTATAGTTATGAGATGGCAAAAGAAGTGTCAGAGCTTGCAGAAGCCATGGGCTGTAAAGTCTATGTACATATTAAGCTTGACACTGGAATGGCAAGACTGGGATTCCAGATTACAGAAGAGAATGCCGAAGAAATCGCAAAGATCAGTAAACTGCCGAACCTGGTAATGGAAGGAATGTTTACACATTTTTCCAAGTCTGATGAAGCAGATAAGACATTTACCAATGAGCAGCTTGATAAATATCTCTGGATGAAAGAAGAACTGAAAAAAAGAGGTGTTACGTTCCAGTATTATCATTGCTCCAACAGCGCAGGTATCATTGATCTGAAAGAAGCGAATATGGATATTGTACGTGCGGGTATCACTACATATGGCATGTATCCGTCAGATGAAGTAGAGAAAGAACGGGTTCCGTTAAAACCGGCAATGGAACTTATCAGTCATGTTGCCCATGTAAAATGGCTGACAGAAGGAAAGCCTGTAAGCTATGGCGGAACGTATGTTACAACCCGTCCGACAAAAGTGGCGACGATTCCGGTCGGTTATGGAGACGGATATCCAAGAAGTCTGTCTAATAAAGGATATGTGCTGATCCATGGGCAGAAAGCACCGATCATCGGACGTGTATGTATGGATCAGTTCATGGTTGATGTGACAGCTATCGAGGACGTGGAATTCGGAGATAAAGTTGTAATATTCGGACGTGACGGAAAGGAGTTCCTGTCAGTTGATACGCTGGGAGAACTTTCCGGAAGATTTAATTATGAATTCGTGTGTGTATTGAACAAACGTATTCCAAGAGAATATATCCGCCACGGAGAAGTCGTAGAACAGGTAGACAGTTTTTAA
- a CDS encoding NADP-dependent isocitrate dehydrogenase, whose protein sequence is MAKIKMTTPIVEMDGDEMTRILWKMIKEDLLEPYIELNTEYYDLGLEHRNETDDQVTIDAANATKKYKVAVKCATITPNAARMKEYDLKEMWRSPNGTIRAILDGTVFRAPIVVKGIEPCVKNWKKPITIARHAYGDVYKNTEMKIPGPGKVELVYTAEDGTETRELVHNYAGPGVAQGMHNLCGSIESFARSCFNYALDTKQDLWFATKDTISKKYDHTFKDIFQEIFDKDYAEKFKEAGITYFYTLIDDAVARVMKSEGGYIWACKNYDGDVMSDMVSSAFGSLAMMTSVLVSPDGNYEYEAAHGTVQRHYYKHLKGEETSTNSVATIFAWTGALRKRGEMDGNAELAAFADKLEKATIDTIEEGKMTKDLALITTLENPTVLNSEGFIKAIAEKLK, encoded by the coding sequence ATGGCAAAAATTAAAATGACAACACCGATTGTAGAGATGGACGGAGACGAGATGACAAGAATTCTCTGGAAGATGATCAAAGAAGATCTTCTGGAGCCATATATTGAACTGAACACAGAATATTATGATCTGGGTCTGGAACATAGAAATGAGACAGATGATCAGGTAACAATCGATGCTGCTAATGCAACCAAGAAATATAAAGTTGCAGTAAAATGTGCAACAATCACACCGAATGCGGCACGTATGAAAGAGTACGATCTGAAAGAAATGTGGAGGAGTCCGAACGGAACGATCCGTGCAATACTTGACGGAACTGTATTTCGTGCACCGATTGTTGTAAAAGGCATTGAGCCATGTGTAAAAAACTGGAAAAAACCAATCACTATTGCAAGACATGCATATGGAGATGTATATAAAAATACAGAGATGAAGATTCCTGGACCTGGAAAAGTAGAACTGGTATACACGGCAGAAGACGGCACAGAGACCAGAGAACTGGTACACAACTATGCAGGACCGGGTGTTGCACAGGGAATGCATAACTTATGCGGATCTATTGAAAGCTTTGCGAGAAGCTGCTTTAATTATGCATTGGATACAAAGCAGGATCTGTGGTTCGCAACAAAAGATACGATCTCTAAGAAGTATGACCATACATTCAAAGATATTTTCCAGGAAATCTTTGACAAAGATTATGCCGAGAAGTTCAAAGAAGCCGGAATTACATATTTCTATACTTTGATCGATGATGCGGTTGCAAGAGTTATGAAATCAGAAGGCGGATATATCTGGGCATGTAAGAACTATGACGGAGATGTAATGAGTGATATGGTTTCTTCCGCATTTGGTTCTCTTGCAATGATGACATCTGTTCTGGTATCACCGGATGGAAATTATGAATATGAGGCAGCTCATGGAACTGTACAACGTCATTATTACAAGCATCTGAAAGGGGAAGAGACTTCTACAAACTCTGTAGCTACAATTTTTGCATGGACAGGTGCTCTTAGAAAACGTGGTGAGATGGATGGAAATGCCGAATTGGCAGCATTCGCAGATAAGCTTGAAAAAGCAACCATTGATACCATTGAAGAAGGTAAGATGACGAAAGATTTGGCATTGATCACGACACTGGAAAATCCAACCGTATTGAACAGCGAAGGATTTATTAAGGCAATTGCTGAAAAATTAAAATAG
- a CDS encoding redox-sensing transcriptional repressor Rex has product MEEREISRAVIRRLPRYYRYLGELLENGVERISSNDLSKRMKVTASQIRQDLNNFGGFGQQGYGYNVKYLYTEIGKILGLEEDHNIIIIGAGNLGQALANYAAFENRGFILKGIFDVNPRLQGVSIRGVPIRMMDDLKTFVQNNEIDIAVLTIPKEKAIEVANMLVENGVRAIWNFAHTDLNLPDNVVVENVHLSESLMQLSYNISRYKEDHK; this is encoded by the coding sequence TTGGAAGAAAGAGAGATTTCTCGTGCGGTCATAAGAAGATTGCCGAGGTATTACAGATATTTGGGCGAACTGTTGGAAAATGGTGTAGAGCGGATTTCTTCGAACGATCTGAGTAAGCGGATGAAAGTAACAGCATCCCAGATCCGTCAGGATCTTAATAATTTCGGAGGATTCGGACAACAGGGATACGGTTATAATGTTAAGTATTTATACACAGAGATTGGAAAGATATTAGGATTGGAAGAAGACCACAATATTATTATCATTGGTGCAGGTAATCTTGGGCAGGCACTGGCTAATTATGCAGCCTTCGAGAACCGTGGATTCATTCTGAAAGGAATCTTTGATGTGAATCCAAGACTTCAGGGAGTATCCATCCGTGGAGTTCCGATCCGTATGATGGATGATCTGAAAACGTTCGTTCAGAATAATGAGATTGATATTGCAGTTCTGACGATTCCGAAAGAGAAAGCAATTGAAGTTGCGAATATGCTGGTTGAGAACGGAGTACGTGCGATCTGGAACTTTGCACATACAGATTTGAACCTTCCGGATAATGTTGTTGTTGAGAATGTGCATCTGTCAGAAAGTCTGATGCAGTTGTCATACAATATCAGTCGTTACAAAGAGGACCATAAATAA
- the abc-f gene encoding ribosomal protection-like ABC-F family protein: protein MILACHGIQKSFGEHLIVRDGSFHIEDHEKAALVGPNGAGKSTLLKMIVGESAPDDGNVILTKGKTLGYLAQHQEMQSGNTIYEEVRTAKADIIAMERRIREIEMELKHLSGDALNDRLETYNRLTAAFERENGYSCESEITGVLKGLGFTENDFTKPVDTLSGGQKTRVSLGKLLLTKPDILLLDEPTNHLDLNSIAWLETYLLNYQGAVLIVSHDRYFLNKVVTKVLEIELGELRTYMGNYSDYAAKKQQLRDIRLKEYLNQQQEIKHQEAVIEKLRSFNREKSIKRAESREKMLEKMQTIEKPIEVNTDIHLKLEPSCVSGNDVLTIEHLSKSFPGQELFTDVNLEIKRGEHVAVIGDNGTGKTTLLKILNRVVSADSGTYTLGSNVKIGYYDQEHHVLHMEKTIFDEISDDYPTLTNTEIRNVLAAFLFTGDDVFKQISSLSGGERGRVSLAKLMLSEANFLILDEPTNHLDIASKEILENALNDYTGTVLYVSHDRYFINQTASRILDLVNHTFVNYIGNYDYYLEKKEELTTAYAGEASTPSSVSDNSTDKNVSESKLSWQEQKEAQARLRKRQNELKKTEERIGELEDRDSEIDALMIQEDIFTNSVKCQELAKEKAAIAEELEELYMKWEELAEDA from the coding sequence ATGATATTAGCATGTCACGGGATCCAGAAATCTTTCGGTGAACACCTCATCGTCAGAGATGGATCCTTCCATATAGAAGATCACGAAAAAGCAGCTCTTGTCGGACCGAACGGTGCCGGTAAGTCCACTCTGCTCAAAATGATTGTAGGCGAATCAGCCCCGGATGACGGCAACGTCATCCTGACAAAAGGTAAGACACTTGGCTATCTTGCCCAGCATCAAGAGATGCAAAGCGGTAATACGATCTACGAAGAAGTCCGCACCGCAAAGGCCGATATAATCGCTATGGAGCGCCGTATCCGCGAGATCGAGATGGAACTTAAGCATCTCTCCGGCGACGCCTTGAACGACCGTCTGGAAACTTACAACCGCCTTACGGCCGCTTTCGAACGTGAGAATGGCTATTCTTGTGAAAGTGAGATCACCGGTGTGTTAAAGGGACTTGGATTTACGGAAAATGATTTCACCAAACCCGTCGACACTCTCTCCGGAGGACAGAAAACCCGTGTATCTCTCGGCAAGCTTCTGTTAACGAAACCAGACATTTTGCTTCTTGATGAGCCAACCAACCATCTGGATCTGAATTCAATTGCATGGCTTGAAACCTATCTTCTAAACTATCAGGGAGCTGTGCTGATCGTGTCTCATGACCGTTATTTTTTGAACAAAGTTGTCACTAAAGTTCTTGAAATCGAGCTTGGAGAACTTCGTACTTATATGGGAAATTACAGCGACTATGCAGCAAAGAAGCAGCAGCTTCGCGACATACGCCTGAAGGAATATCTTAACCAGCAGCAGGAAATCAAGCATCAGGAAGCGGTTATCGAAAAGCTTCGTTCTTTCAACCGCGAAAAATCCATCAAACGTGCCGAAAGCCGCGAAAAGATGTTGGAAAAAATGCAGACCATCGAAAAACCGATAGAAGTTAATACAGATATACATCTGAAACTGGAACCATCCTGTGTAAGTGGCAATGATGTTCTGACTATTGAACATTTAAGCAAATCTTTCCCCGGACAGGAACTTTTTACAGACGTTAATCTCGAGATCAAACGTGGTGAACATGTCGCAGTAATCGGTGATAACGGAACAGGAAAGACTACGCTTCTTAAGATCTTAAACCGAGTGGTATCTGCTGATTCCGGTACTTATACACTTGGCTCCAATGTTAAGATTGGCTACTACGATCAGGAACATCATGTCCTTCATATGGAAAAAACAATTTTTGACGAGATTTCCGATGATTATCCGACTCTTACGAATACGGAAATCCGGAATGTGCTTGCAGCATTTCTTTTTACCGGTGATGATGTCTTCAAACAGATCAGTTCTTTGAGCGGTGGGGAACGCGGACGTGTATCTCTTGCGAAACTGATGCTCTCTGAAGCAAATTTCCTGATCCTCGACGAGCCGACCAACCATTTGGACATCGCATCCAAAGAAATCCTTGAGAATGCTTTGAATGATTATACCGGTACTGTACTTTATGTCTCTCATGACCGTTATTTCATTAATCAAACTGCATCACGGATTCTGGATCTTGTCAATCATACATTTGTAAATTATATCGGAAATTATGACTATTATCTGGAGAAAAAAGAAGAACTCACTACTGCATATGCCGGAGAAGCCTCTACACCTTCATCCGTTTCAGATAACAGTACAGACAAGAATGTATCCGAGTCAAAACTCAGCTGGCAGGAGCAAAAGGAAGCCCAGGCAAGACTTCGCAAACGTCAGAATGAGCTTAAAAAGACTGAAGAACGTATCGGCGAACTGGAAGACCGTGATAGTGAGATCGATGCCCTGATGATTCAGGAAGATATCTTCACCAACTCTGTAAAATGCCAGGAACTTGCAAAAGAAAAAGCCGCAATAGCGGAAGAATTAGAAGAATTATACATGAAATGGGAGGAATTAGCAGAAGACGCTTAA
- a CDS encoding type II toxin-antitoxin system PemK/MazF family toxin has translation MQVKRGDIYYADLSPVVGSEQGGIRPVLIIQNDVGNRHSPTVICAAITSRMNKAKLPTHVEIDARRYHIVKNSVVLLEQIRTIDKQRLRDLVCHLDEEIMNKVDEAIRISFELHT, from the coding sequence GTGCAGGTGAAACGAGGAGATATCTATTATGCAGATTTAAGTCCGGTGGTGGGATCGGAACAGGGAGGAATCCGTCCGGTTCTGATCATTCAGAATGATGTGGGAAACAGACACAGCCCAACTGTTATCTGTGCCGCTATCACATCCCGGATGAATAAGGCCAAACTGCCAACGCATGTAGAAATCGATGCAAGAAGATATCATATTGTAAAGAATTCAGTGGTTTTACTGGAACAGATCCGCACGATCGACAAACAAAGACTTAGAGATCTGGTATGTCATCTGGATGAAGAGATAATGAACAAAGTAGATGAGGCGATCCGAATCAGTTTCGAGCTTCATACATAG
- a CDS encoding ClpP family protease, with product MSEEKKEKEKSAEPTEELKETGSANLEGSRDNHRIKLLTIVGEIEGHEAVSGNTKATKYEHLLPMLAEVEDSSKIDGLLILLNTLGGDVEAGLSIAEMIASLSKPTVSLVLGGSHSIGGPLAVSADYSFIVPSGTMVIHPVRSNGMFIGVQQSLDNMIRTQDRITRFLSEHSSMKQERIEELMLNPTELVKDVGTLLEGKDAVREGLIDAVGGLSDALNKLHEMISDRNQKKNENV from the coding sequence ATGAGCGAAGAGAAAAAAGAAAAAGAAAAAAGTGCAGAGCCGACAGAAGAATTAAAAGAAACCGGTAGTGCGAATCTTGAAGGAAGCCGGGACAACCACAGAATCAAACTTCTTACGATAGTGGGTGAAATTGAAGGACATGAAGCGGTATCCGGGAATACAAAGGCCACAAAGTATGAACATCTGCTTCCTATGCTGGCCGAAGTCGAAGACAGCAGTAAGATTGATGGTCTTCTGATTCTTCTGAATACACTTGGAGGAGATGTAGAGGCGGGACTTTCGATTGCAGAAATGATCGCTTCTTTGAGTAAACCTACAGTATCCCTGGTGCTTGGCGGCAGTCATTCGATCGGCGGACCACTGGCAGTGTCGGCCGACTATTCATTTATCGTGCCAAGCGGAACAATGGTGATACATCCGGTGCGGTCTAACGGGATGTTTATCGGAGTTCAGCAAAGTCTCGATAACATGATACGTACACAGGACCGGATCACAAGATTTTTGTCAGAACATTCTTCTATGAAGCAGGAGCGGATCGAAGAGTTAATGTTAAACCCTACAGAGCTGGTCAAAGATGTTGGGACACTTCTGGAAGGAAAGGATGCTGTAAGAGAAGGACTCATTGATGCTGTAGGCGGGTTAAGTGATGCATTGAATAAATTGCACGAAATGATCAGTGACAGAAATCAAAAAAAGAACGAAAATGTGTAA